CAGCTTTGGTCGCACATCCTTAGCTCCAGAAAATCGACGTTGTCAATTTCCTCATTTTCCAGCTTCTCCAGAAAGTCGATGACGTTTTTCATCCCATCGATGGATAGCGATCGTCCTTTTATGTTAGATGCTTCGCCTCCTGTTAGAGCCCAAAGAATTTGGGTCGAATCGAGGTTTGATTTTCTATCTGGTTCAATATTTTTTGGTCCTCCCACCGACTTTATGACCTTCATTACCTTATTGTAGATAAAATCGAGGTTGATGAATCCATTTATGGTTTGGGTATCGTCGGCTACAGGGGAGACTATCGCTACTATTTTTGCAGCACAGGGGGTGATGTAAAAAATACCAACATCGCTATCGTCAACTCCCATATCCCGATATTTCTGCCGAATGTACATTGCGGAAAAGTCGAGCGGCGCTTTTATAGGCATGATGTTGGGGGTTAGCCCAGGGAAGTTAACCTGAATAAGGCGAACAACAGCAGGGCAGAAGGAGGATATAATAGGATGTTCTACGCTTTTGTCTTTGACTCTTTCGTTTACTAGGTCGATCAAAATGCGGGCACCTTCTTCTCCTTCGATGATGTCGGTAAAGCCGAGCCCTTTTAGTACCGAAAATACGTGTTCGGGTTCAATTCCGTCTTTAAACTGGCCAAGAACGATGGATGGAACAAGGGCTACTCGATGCTTATACTTGAAAATCTTGTCAAAATCGTCGTGGTTGTTGATAATGGCATTCACCGGACAAACGCGGTAGCATTCGCCGCAATCCACGCATCGGTCGGGGTAAAGATGCGATTTCCCTTCCCTAATGCGTAATGCCTCGGTAGGGCATACTCTTACGCAGTGGGAGCATCCGATGCAGACATCCTCCAGTATCTTCAGCGCATGAAAGAATTGCTGTGTGCTCATTTTCTACGATTGAGGATTTAGATGTATCGTTATTTCGAGCGTGGTTCCTCGCCCTATCTCTGTTCGAATTTCAAACTTGTCGGAGTTGGTTTCGATGTTGGGTAGCCCCATACCTGCTCCAAATCCCATTTCTCTAACTTGAGGAGAGGCTGTCGAGTATCCCTTTTGCATCGCAAGTGGAATATCTGGAATTCCAGGACCTTCGTCCTCCAGCTTCATAATTATTTGTTCGGCATTTATATCTACCGATATTACCCCGCGGTAGGCGTGGGCTACAATATTAACCTCGGCTTCGTAAAGCGCCACTACCACCCGTTTGATTACATTTTGGTCTACACCAATCTGCTTCAAAACTTTTTTGACTTGACTGGAAGCCCAACCTGCACGGGCGAAGTCTCCTCCTTCTACGTTGTATTCTAGTAGCATGGCTGCTAAAAAACGGGTTCTAAACCGGCTTGATATAGGCGCCCAGCGGTTTTGAACATGGAGTATTCTGTTTTAAGAATTACCAAGCCAAGTTCTTCCGCCAAATCAATAATATCTCCACCTATTTTTTTGTTGCGAACAAAAAGAACAACAGGGATGTCAGACATCTCGGCAGTGCGCACTGCTTGAAGGTTGGCTAGACCTGTAATTAGCACCACATCGTTGGTTGTAAGCGTGAGTACATCGCTCATAAGATCTGATGAAAAGCCTTGCTGCACGTCCATTCCAAGCTTATCTTTTCCCGATAAGACTTTTGCATCTACTAGTTGCGCTATTTCCGATATCTTCATACAAATAGTTGTTTAGGGCTGAGGTGTATTAAAAGGTTACTGATAAAATCGATTTATAACCTCCCAATGCTCGCTAATAGGTTTTGCTTTTATGCTTAAGAGGGATACCTCTTTTGCGAAATGTAGGATATTTAAGGACAATTAACAATAAAACGGGGTGTTGGAAATGTAATTTAAATTGATTCTAAAAACAGAGGCATTCCAACGGGATGTTTAGAGCAGGAGGGGGCTTCTCCCCGAAATACGCTGTAAATTTTTTTAAATTGTATGGCTAGTCTCTAATTTTGATGGGTATAAAAAAGAAGACCTGCCTAAATTGCTAGGCAGGTCTTCTTATATAGGGAAGTTTTTATTGTACAATATCCATTTCGTCTATAAGACGTTTGGCACCCGCATACTTGTCGATGATGAAAAGCGCATAGCGAATATCTAGGGTGATATTACGGCATTGATCCGGATCGTACATGAGGTCGCTCATGGTTCCCTCCCAGCAGCGGTCGAAGTTAACACCAATAAGGTTGCCTTCGGCATCCAGAACGGGGCTACCCGAGTTTCCTCCTGTTGTATGGTTGCTAGCTGTAAATGCTACAGGTACGGTTCCGTTAACGGCGTATCTACCATAATCTTTGGTTTTGTAAAGTTCGCGAAGCTTAGCAGGTACGTCGTAGTCGTAAATATTGGGGTTATCCTTTTGCATAATACCTTCAATCGTCGATTGGTAGTGGTATTTTACGGCATCTACAGGCATGTAACCTTCTACCTTACCGTAGGCAATGCGAAGAGTCGAGTTAGCGTCGGGATAGAACACTTTTTGTGGTTGGAATTCCATTTGTCCCTGCATGTAGGTACGTAGTAGCAGATTTTGTTCGTTACGAAGATCTTGCAGAGGCTTATCCACCGTTTCTTTGTAGAGGTTGTTTACGGCCATTACGATTTGGAAGATTGGGTCTTCGTCGATCACCTTATAGCGTTTAGGTGCGTAGCTGTTGATAAGCTCGTTGAACTGATCCTGATTGCTAAAGATTGATTTTGCATAAACCTTTTCGGCCAGCTTGTCAAAACCCTTATACTTAGCTTTAAGGTTGGCTATAATGGCTGGCTTAAAGCTTGTCGGAACGTTAGCGTCAAACTCCTCTAGCATTGCCACAAAGGTTTGCTGATCGATTGGACGGTAGTAGTCTTTAAAGAAGCCATCCGCAATCTTTTTAAGCTTATCTGTTTGGCGCTTTATGGCGTCGGCATTTGGTTGCTTATCCTTCGATAGGATAACTAGCGAATCGAAGGCGGCTGCAAAGCGTGCAGATTCGATAGACCAAAGGGCCTCCGTTTGAAAATCCTTTGCAATGGTAAGGGTGGTTGAGGCAGCGTTGTTGGCGTCTAGCAGGGCAACAACATCCGCAAATTGGGTTTTCCCATTTGCCTTTGCCCATGCGGTAAATTCCGATTCAAATTGCTGCTTTTTGGCCACCGCATTAAGGCGTACAAGCCCCTTAAGCTCTCCCTGCCATTTCTTCCAGGCATTGGCAATGCTGGCATTTTTTGCGGCATACTGAATACGGACTGCCTGATTTTTGCTCATCTCCGCATTTTGAATATCGAGACGCTTGGTACGAAGACGGATCTTATTGGGGTTGCTAACTTCGGTTATTAGCTTAATAGATGAGGCTGGAAGGTATTCCTGTGTGCGTCCAGGGTAGCCATATACCATAGTAAAGTCTCCTTCCTTAATTCCTTTTAGGGAGATTTTTAGGCTGCGGCTAGGTTTAAACGGAACGTTGTTGGGAGAGTAGGAGGCTGGCTTATTATTCTTATCTGCATAGATACGGAACAGCGAAAAGTCTCCAGTATGGCGAGGCCACATCCAGTTGTCGGTGTCGCCACCAAACTTACCAATGGCTGATGGTGGAGCGCCAACAAGGCGTACATCCTTGTACTCTTCGTAAACAAAAAGCATGTACTGGTTTCCGTAAAACATCGCTTCTACGGTTGCCTTGCAGCCAGTCGCTGCTTCAACCTTTTTTAGGATGTCTTTACTGTTATTTTTAATGGTTGTTTGGCGATCTTTTTCGGCCATTTGTGCGGTAACACCTTTTAGCACCTGCGATGTTACATCCTCCATCTTTACCAGGATCTTTACAGAAAGCCCTGGGTTAGGAAGCTCATCGCCCAGCTTGTAAGCCCAAAAACCATTTTTCAGGTAGTCGTGCTCCACGCTGCTATGCGATTGAATGTTGTCGAATCCGCAGTGGTGGTTGGTAATTACCAATCCCTCCTTAGAGATAATCTCGCCAGTACAGCCACGGCCAAATAGAACTACAGCCTCCTTTAGCGAATTCTGGTTCTCGCTGTAAATATCTTCAGCGGTTAGCTTAAAGCCTTTATCCTTCATGGCTTTAAGGTTGTACTTTTCGGCAAAAATGGGAAGCCACATACCTTCGTCGGCACGCGACCAGCCACTAAATGCTACAATTAAAAGTAGGCTAAGGGTTAGTTTTTTCATTGATATTGTTGTTTTAATAGCGGATGAATTGAATTGTTGCTAATGACGTAGCATTATTACTTTCGTTTCATCGTGTGGTTGTTTGGTTTTGCTTTTTATACAAATGCTATGCCCGCAGGACTACTGCAGCTTCTTCAGCTCCTGGTAAACTCTATGGATAGGGAATCCCATAACGGTAAAGAATGATCCTTCTATCTTTTTGATACCGACGTAGCCAATCCACTCCTGAATGCCGTAGGCACCTGCTTTGTCGTATGGCTTATAGTGATTGATGTAGAAGGCTATCTCCTCGTCGGTTAAATCGTCGAAGAATACGTCGCATTCGTCAGAAAAGGAGATCTTTTGCGTTGCAGTTCGGATGCACACCGCTGTAATAACCTTGTGCATTTTGCCCGACATGAGCCGTATCATCCGAAAGGCATCTTCGTAGTCTGTCGGCTTTCCTAGCACCTCGCCTTCGGCAACCACTACGGTATCGGAGGTGATGAGCACCTCGTTGGCAACTAGGGCTGTTGGGTATGCATCAGCCTTTAGGTTCGATAGGAATTCGGCCACCTCCTCGGCGGCAAGGTTGGCTGGGTAAACCTCTTCTACGTCGATGTTATCGGCAAGGGTAAACTCAAATCCAGCATCCGCTAGCAGCTGGCGTCGTCGTGGCGATTTAGAAGCCAGTATTATCTGGAATTTGTCTGCTATGGTATTTTTTATCATGGCTAGCTTAACTCTTTTGTGCCCAAAAGTAGGCAAAATGTTACAATAAGGAAGCCAATCCTTTTTATTGTGGTGCATCACGCAAAAAGAGGGAGGCCTTAGAGGCTAATTGCTACAAGCAAAAAGAGCGAAACCATGAAAGGTTTCGCTCTTTACTATGCGTTAATGCTATTTTTATTGCTGTTTTAGCAGATAAATCAGGGTAGGGAAGTGGTCGCTGTAGCCGTTTAGCCAAATGCCTTTGCCGTGCGTACGCTTGGGGTATCCCTTAAACTGGCCATCTTGCTGAATTAGAAAGTCCTTATTAAACACTTCGGCCTTCCAGAATTTGATGGAGCTGCGGTCTTTCCCTAAAAGGTTGCCCGATACCATTATTTGGTCGAAAAGGTTCCAGCTGCCGTTGTAGGCAAGCGAGCCAACTCCGCTTGCAAGGATATTCCAGAATGGGTTAAACATACCTTCTTTAGCTACATCTTTAGCCTCCTTCTTGGCTCCAATTACCTCCGAGGTGCTCTTATCAAACGGATCGTCGTTAAGGTCGCCCATGTAGATAACCTTTGCCTCCGGATCGGCCTTGTATAGCGAGTCGATGATGTGCTTACCAAGGGCTGCTGCGGTTACTCTCGAGTTAGACTCCTTTCCTCCACGGCGCGATGGCCAGTGGGCTACAATCACGTTAACCTTATCTCCGGCAAGATATCCTGTTACCAGCAGCTGGTCGCGGGTAAGGAAATTTGGCTCATCGGGAAATCGAAGTGGAATAGCCTTGCTCGATTCTACCGTAAAAAGTTTTGGGTTGTAAAGCAGGGCCACGTCTATACCACGACGGTCTGGCGAGTCGTAGTGTACAATTTGGTATCCCTTCTGAGCAAACTCGCCAGTGGCAGTTAAATCTTGCAGTACGCCTCTGTTTTCTACTTCGGCAACCCCAATTACCGCAGGGCCAAGCGGAAGTAGCTTCTCTCCAAGCTGGTTAAGCACAAAGGCCATGTTGTTAAGCTTGCATTTGTACTTATTGTCGTCCCATGCGTTGGCACCCTGTGGAGTGTACTCCTCATCGTTAATGGTTGTATCACGCTTGGTGTCAAATAGGTTTTCGAGGTTGTAGAAAGCTACGCCGTAAACGGCAAACTTCTTCTCTTGTGCCGATGCTGCTATCGAGATCAGCAGCGCGAGGCAAAGTATCACTCTTTTCATTTCTGGTAAGCTATTGTTTTGTTTGGTAGGTGCGATATTTCTTAGCTACCGCACCTATCTGATTTAAAGAATTACAATTTTGGTTTTAAACGTTCCCTCGCTGCTCTCTATTTTTACAAGGTAAACGCCGCTGTTTAGCATCGATCTATCTACTGTATTCTGTCCTAGCGTCAGCTTTGCCGTTTGCAGCAGCGATCCGTTAAGGTTGTAGATGTAGGCTGTTGCTGCATCTTTGGTGCTGTAAATTTGAATAGGATCTGAGGCTGAAACTGGATTCGGTGCTATGTTGTATGGCTTGCTATTGCTTGAAACAAGGTTTATTCGGTAGCTTGCTGCTGTTCCTTTTTGATTGTCTATACGAATTGGATTCGTAATAAAATCGGTAGCCACAAGGCTGATGGTTGTGCTAGCCTTATCAAGAGGAATGTATAGCAGGAAGTAGCCATTATTATCTGTTTTAAAGGTTAGCTCTTCCGTTTTTAGATCTATGTTAGCAATACTTTTCGATCCTTGTGTGGTGTAGATGCCATATACGTTATAGCTTAACTTTAGGGTATCCACAGTGTTGGTTGTAGAAGGAAGATTTCCGGTTAACGTCTGCACGCTGTTTAGCTGTGCTGTATAGATAATGTTGCTAGCCATGGATGGAACGAAACATTCAGACGTTTTGGTGCTGCTAACATTTAGCTTGGCATATTCTGCTATGCTTAGCGCCACATTTGCAATGCTTCCGATTCTGGTTTTTCCAACAGCAACAATCTTTTTAAAGTTGATGGTGGTTTCTCCATTCTGATTCATGGCAAATGTATAGGCAAAGCTATTGGTGCTGTTAAACGTGAAGGTTGCGGTTGTATTTCCGTTTGTTAGCGGAACACTAACGGTACCATTTATATCCGTTGTAAGCGTATAACCTAATATGTTAACGGTTACGTTAGGCAGAGGAGCCGCTCCATTCATCAGCTTAAGGGTTGTTTTTGTTAAACCCTCTACAAAAACATCGGTGGTAATGTTTCCTCCAACCTCTTTTATGTTGGTAAGCGAGGTTTTAAGGCTACTTTTATCCCAGTTTACCATTGCTGGAGACGAGGTGGGGGTTATTTGGGTAATATTCGATGTTCCTGGAAAGGGTGAGGCTCCCGAGTTGGCCGTTCCTCCTGGTTTGCTTGCATCAACGAGCTCAAAATATTCACTTGATGGATCATTATTTATCTCGTTTCTGTTCCAGACTGACGAATTATATACTGCGTGGTAAACAATCATTCCATGTCCTGGAATGTAGGCGTCCCATTTTACCTTTTGTCTGTTTTCGAAAATGAAGTATTCGTTTGCCTTATTCGATATCTTATAGCCATAGCTGGTACTATGGTGAGGCGTAATCGTATTATTGGCTTGTGGGTTAAAATTTCTCAAATCTCCCCATCCTAGCATGTAGCGCGAGTAGCTGTTGGTGAAGGGTGGTGTGCGTCCGTTGTTATTCCAGCTGCCGCCTGCCATGATATCGTAGTTTCCTAGGTTTTCCGACTCTCCTCCCGATTTTTCGTAGTCCGTATCATAGTAGTCAGGAAGACCGCATACGTGCGAAAACTCGTGGCAAATAACGCCTATGGTCGTCATTGTTGTTTTGCTTGTACCATAAAGTTCGGGTGAGCAGGAGTAGGCAGATACGTATACCCCGTCAAGTTTTAGTGTTGGGATTTTCCATGCATGCGACCAAATTGCGTCAGCTGATGCTCCCGCTTCTTCGCCATTACCCGCGAAAATAACGTACACGCCATCAATGGTGCCATCCTTATCGTTATCGTACTGCGAGAAGTCAACACCGCTTTGGTCGGCGAGCTTTACCGCTTCAGTAACCATTGCCTCTGGGTTGGTATCATCCCCATCGGCATTATTCCCTCCGTAGCTAGCTCTTGATTGAGATACGGTAACGGGGCCAACCACGTCAACCGTAAGGTTCATTTGCTGAAAGCTGTTGTCGTAAAAGTAATCTTTCACGCTGCCTGTTGCATTGTTGGTGTTATACCCCTGCTTATTGAACAGGTCGTTAAACTCTGCCTGCGTTTTTTGAAACTTGATATCCTGATAGCTAACCAAAATGC
This DNA window, taken from Alistipes sp. ZOR0009, encodes the following:
- a CDS encoding DRTGG domain-containing protein; this translates as MKISEIAQLVDAKVLSGKDKLGMDVQQGFSSDLMSDVLTLTTNDVVLITGLANLQAVRTAEMSDIPVVLFVRNKKIGGDIIDLAEELGLVILKTEYSMFKTAGRLYQAGLEPVF
- a CDS encoding Maf family nucleotide pyrophosphatase is translated as MIKNTIADKFQIILASKSPRRRQLLADAGFEFTLADNIDVEEVYPANLAAEEVAEFLSNLKADAYPTALVANEVLITSDTVVVAEGEVLGKPTDYEDAFRMIRLMSGKMHKVITAVCIRTATQKISFSDECDVFFDDLTDEEIAFYINHYKPYDKAGAYGIQEWIGYVGIKKIEGSFFTVMGFPIHRVYQELKKLQ
- a CDS encoding ATP-binding protein, which gives rise to MLLEYNVEGGDFARAGWASSQVKKVLKQIGVDQNVIKRVVVALYEAEVNIVAHAYRGVISVDINAEQIIMKLEDEGPGIPDIPLAMQKGYSTASPQVREMGFGAGMGLPNIETNSDKFEIRTEIGRGTTLEITIHLNPQS
- a CDS encoding [Fe-Fe] hydrogenase large subunit C-terminal domain-containing protein — translated: MSTQQFFHALKILEDVCIGCSHCVRVCPTEALRIREGKSHLYPDRCVDCGECYRVCPVNAIINNHDDFDKIFKYKHRVALVPSIVLGQFKDGIEPEHVFSVLKGLGFTDIIEGEEGARILIDLVNERVKDKSVEHPIISSFCPAVVRLIQVNFPGLTPNIMPIKAPLDFSAMYIRQKYRDMGVDDSDVGIFYITPCAAKIVAIVSPVADDTQTINGFINLDFIYNKVMKVIKSVGGPKNIEPDRKSNLDSTQILWALTGGEASNIKGRSLSIDGMKNVIDFLEKLENEEIDNVDFLELRMCDQSCAGGILAPANRFLVVERMQKRSKNVDLSTLNLDIDRYAERLKEQAFTEEIRPRTTLRFDVDVSRAIAKMEKVRRLMCFLPGIDCSVCGAPTCQAHAEDVVQGRSTITNCIFLQKTLEKQGLLDSKHAYRMIEKLWGKDRFDKNCTKRGAKNERGENY
- a CDS encoding endonuclease/exonuclease/phosphatase family protein; translation: MKRVILCLALLISIAASAQEKKFAVYGVAFYNLENLFDTKRDTTINDEEYTPQGANAWDDNKYKCKLNNMAFVLNQLGEKLLPLGPAVIGVAEVENRGVLQDLTATGEFAQKGYQIVHYDSPDRRGIDVALLYNPKLFTVESSKAIPLRFPDEPNFLTRDQLLVTGYLAGDKVNVIVAHWPSRRGGKESNSRVTAAALGKHIIDSLYKADPEAKVIYMGDLNDDPFDKSTSEVIGAKKEAKDVAKEGMFNPFWNILASGVGSLAYNGSWNLFDQIMVSGNLLGKDRSSIKFWKAEVFNKDFLIQQDGQFKGYPKRTHGKGIWLNGYSDHFPTLIYLLKQQ
- a CDS encoding M6 family metalloprotease domain-containing protein, with translation MSKGISTLLAFFFAVAAAWAQDRPTLYAQRDHGIPAIPYEVTYQQPNGQTVRVNLKGDGAAHWAITPDGYKLVKNQEGAFCYAVEDATKGMKASNIIASDISSRTSSEKTLLKSLNKSITYNPTYIERKKASRSLLKAGEKPQKAFPTKGNRKLLCILVSYQDIKFQKTQAEFNDLFNKQGYNTNNATGSVKDYFYDNSFQQMNLTVDVVGPVTVSQSRASYGGNNADGDDTNPEAMVTEAVKLADQSGVDFSQYDNDKDGTIDGVYVIFAGNGEEAGASADAIWSHAWKIPTLKLDGVYVSAYSCSPELYGTSKTTMTTIGVICHEFSHVCGLPDYYDTDYEKSGGESENLGNYDIMAGGSWNNNGRTPPFTNSYSRYMLGWGDLRNFNPQANNTITPHHSTSYGYKISNKANEYFIFENRQKVKWDAYIPGHGMIVYHAVYNSSVWNRNEINNDPSSEYFELVDASKPGGTANSGASPFPGTSNITQITPTSSPAMVNWDKSSLKTSLTNIKEVGGNITTDVFVEGLTKTTLKLMNGAAPLPNVTVNILGYTLTTDINGTVSVPLTNGNTTATFTFNSTNSFAYTFAMNQNGETTINFKKIVAVGKTRIGSIANVALSIAEYAKLNVSSTKTSECFVPSMASNIIYTAQLNSVQTLTGNLPSTTNTVDTLKLSYNVYGIYTTQGSKSIANIDLKTEELTFKTDNNGYFLLYIPLDKASTTISLVATDFITNPIRIDNQKGTAASYRINLVSSNSKPYNIAPNPVSASDPIQIYSTKDAATAYIYNLNGSLLQTAKLTLGQNTVDRSMLNSGVYLVKIESSEGTFKTKIVIL
- a CDS encoding S46 family peptidase; translated protein: MKKLTLSLLLIVAFSGWSRADEGMWLPIFAEKYNLKAMKDKGFKLTAEDIYSENQNSLKEAVVLFGRGCTGEIISKEGLVITNHHCGFDNIQSHSSVEHDYLKNGFWAYKLGDELPNPGLSVKILVKMEDVTSQVLKGVTAQMAEKDRQTTIKNNSKDILKKVEAATGCKATVEAMFYGNQYMLFVYEEYKDVRLVGAPPSAIGKFGGDTDNWMWPRHTGDFSLFRIYADKNNKPASYSPNNVPFKPSRSLKISLKGIKEGDFTMVYGYPGRTQEYLPASSIKLITEVSNPNKIRLRTKRLDIQNAEMSKNQAVRIQYAAKNASIANAWKKWQGELKGLVRLNAVAKKQQFESEFTAWAKANGKTQFADVVALLDANNAASTTLTIAKDFQTEALWSIESARFAAAFDSLVILSKDKQPNADAIKRQTDKLKKIADGFFKDYYRPIDQQTFVAMLEEFDANVPTSFKPAIIANLKAKYKGFDKLAEKVYAKSIFSNQDQFNELINSYAPKRYKVIDEDPIFQIVMAVNNLYKETVDKPLQDLRNEQNLLLRTYMQGQMEFQPQKVFYPDANSTLRIAYGKVEGYMPVDAVKYHYQSTIEGIMQKDNPNIYDYDVPAKLRELYKTKDYGRYAVNGTVPVAFTASNHTTGGNSGSPVLDAEGNLIGVNFDRCWEGTMSDLMYDPDQCRNITLDIRYALFIIDKYAGAKRLIDEMDIVQ